From the genome of Fundulus heteroclitus isolate FHET01 chromosome 7, MU-UCD_Fhet_4.1, whole genome shotgun sequence, one region includes:
- the LOC105923136 gene encoding trace amine-associated receptor 13c-like has protein sequence MPNYKDVYPTYQSVVLSDHHLSLRVKPQLHKPTNILLLSLAVSDLLVGFISMPGAIYQNTSCWFLGDNICFLYNYLCFIIPSTSVGDMVLISIDRYVAICDPLHYQTRVTKRRVKVCVCLCWVCSVVYNILFLKDDLIQAGWNSSCYGGCVNTVDLISGTFDLVLTFIAPITIIIILYMRVFVVAVFQARAMRSHIRTVKLQHSVTTTARKSELKAARTLGVLVVLFLISVCPTYCVYLAGVETFSDSSAFAVDFLFYFNSCVNPVIYALFYPWFRKTAKLIITLQILKPGSCKTIIQ, from the exons ATGCCCAACTATAAAGACGTCTACCCCACCTATCAATCAGTGGTGCTCTCCGATCATCACCTGTCACTCAGAGTGAAACC GCAGCTCCACAAGCCCAcgaacatcctcctcctctctctggcTGTGTCAGATTTGCTTGTGGGGTTCATATCAATGCCAGGGGCAATCTACCAAAATACAAGCTGCTGGTTTCTTGGtgataatatttgttttttatataattacTTGTGCTTTATCATTCCCTCCACCTCAGTAGGGGATATGGTGCTCATATCAATTGATCGTTATGTGGCTATTTGTGACCCTCTTCATTACCAAACTAGAGTCACTAAGAGAAGAGTCAAagtctgtgtctgtctgtgttggGTCTGTTCGGTTGTgtacaacattttatttcttaaagaTGATCTGATTCAAGCAGGATGGAATAGCTCCTGCTATGGAGGATGTGTTAATACTGTTGACTTGATTTCAGGTACTTTTGATCTTGTTTTAACCTTTATTGCACCAATTACCATCATCATAATCCTGTACATGAGAGTATTTGTGGTGGCTGTGTTTCAGGCTCGTGCCATGCGCTCTCACATTAGAACTGTAAAACTGCAGCATTCAGTTACAACAACAGCAAGAAAATCTGAGCTGAAAGCAGCCAGGACTCTTGGTGTTCTTGTGGTTCTATTTCTAATAAGTGTTTGCCCAACTTACTGTGTATACCTTGCAGGGGTTGAGACATTCAGTGACTCTTCTGCGTTTGCAGTGgattttctgttctattttaACTCCTGTGTTAACCCTGTGATTTATGCCCTATTCTACCCTTGGtttagaaaaactgcaaaactcATTATCACCCTGCAAATATTGAAGCCTGGCTCCTGTAAAACCATAATACAGTAA